Proteins co-encoded in one Fusarium fujikuroi IMI 58289 draft genome, chromosome FFUJ_chr06 genomic window:
- a CDS encoding related to C6 transcription factor, with the protein MGLPLEIPGPKFPRVKDVGGESSAVPETSQCVIIAKDWNKPGIKAGVIEGLNRRVEALESTVFDNAQPPNPAPSSESSQIIGAFSSLIQELRGLVHNSAGSLSLPPTQSSIAQAQHATPGSVALSSPNDVQHQPRKRRRVDSCGNPNIELVSQLNELGSTSSQLPPAELLEEVINAYFILVQPWIPILHETRFRGRFYSHEQLPCLTVLLHAIVVAAIRFVDTENGKISEKELETWTSRSRSIVLLSAMDGMSVENLQALSIIAFTDMGNGDMSRAWPIIGSLTRTVEYLQLSVETDDRQQGPLLKPLTSLSPSQNWTQEEERRRVFWSIFNLDRWNTSLTSDDVRRRLPADGGLWHKEETVLTPYFGIWDRSAAKMGNSIVFLPAHYPSPDQVAEAPPETPSTNTTAPKGNDTVDMTTVGAFAYCIEATESLSRVTTYFLQQRINFRDRQEVGNWLTRFKELDLRLVHWKMFLPQKWKDSNISRRPTIINMDPNLTLAHITHNTSMILLHQQIAYPSPQWTSIVRMPSAHSAETCQIAAAETATITRKYLKYTSENSPVNSQFAFCVFVSARALLVHWRFYKTDLAPEFWVLVESLDDFSKRWAGPLSRSKSNSSLPGKYNAQLRALHKKCAEDPDYSPDVVGYSTDGFVTQTPHYLREGQSDNQHSNQARAGAASSVLQNSFDGGSQRSILNPGPPGSHLSFLPQVSPTNPGVEHNSPDELSAISTVLMDQDFMQLDRVISFDDMMFTAQTIEDQGGPFSMNNWTLG; encoded by the exons ATGGGTCTGCCGCTGGAGATCCCGGGCCCGAAGTTCCCTCGTGTCAAGGATGTCGGCGGCGAAAGCTCCGCTGTTCCAGAGACAAGCCAATGTGTAATCATTGCCAAAGATTGG AACAAACCGGggatcaaggctggtgtcATAGAAGGCTTGAATCGTCGAGTTG AGGCTCTGGAGAGCACGGTATTTGACAACGCGCAACCTCCCAATCCAGCTCCTTCATCCGAGTCTTCGCAAATCATTGGAGCCTTCTCCAGTCTCATTCAGGAACTTCGAGGCTTGGTTCACAACTCAGCGGGCTCGTTGTCATTGCCGCCCACTCAATCATCAATAGCCCAAGCACAACACGCAACACCGGGATCTGTAGCTCTCTCATCCCCAAACGATGTCCAACATCAACCGCGAAAGAGACGAAGAGTGGACAGCTGCGGCAACCCGAACATAGAACTAGTCAGCCAGCTCAATGAGTTGGGAAGCACTTCAAGCCAATTACCCCCTGCTGAACTCCTCGAAGAAGTCATCAACGCGTACTTCATCCTGGTTCAACCATGGATACCCATTCTACACGAAACACGGTTCAGGGGCCGCTTCTACAGCCATGAGCAACTGCCCTGTCTCACTGTGCTACTGCATGCAATAGTAGTCGCTGCCATTCGCTTTGTCGATACAGAGAATGGGAAGATATCTGAAAAAGAGCTAGAGACATGGACCTCTAGATCCAGAAGCATAGTGCTTTTGTCAGCTATGGACGGCATGTCGGTCGAGAACCTACAAGCACTGAGCATCATAGCCTTCACAGAT ATGGGTAATGGAGACATGTCTAGAGCTTGGCCTATCATAGGCTCACTTACAAGGACTGTTGAGTATCTTCAGCTCAGTGTTGAAACAGATGACCGACAACAGGGACCCTTGCTAAAACCCTTGACCTCTTTATCACCATCGCAGAACTGGACTCAAGAGGAGGAGCGGAGGAGAGTATTCTggagcatcttcaaccttgacAG ATGGAACACCAGCCTGACATCCGACGATGTTCGCAGACGATTACCAGCAGACGGAGGCCTATGGcacaaagaagaaacagtACTGACTCCCTACTTTGGTATCTGGGATCGCTCAGCCGCAAAGATGGGGAATTCTATTGTGTTCCTTCCAGCACACTACCCAAGTCCTGACCAAGTCGCGGAGGCACCGCCTGAGACACCATCGACAAATACAACAGCACCCAAGGGAAATGACACGGTGGACATGACAACTGTCGGAGCGTTCGCTTATTGTATCGAGGCGACAGAGTCTTTGAGTCGAGTTACTACTTACTTTCTCCAACAGAGAATTAACTTCAGGGATCGTCAAGAAGTCGGTAATTGGCTTACCAGATTTAAGGAGCTGGATCTACGCCTTGTCCA CTGGAAGATGTTTCTCCCTCAGAAATGGAAAGACTCCAACATCTCGCGGAGGCCAACCATTATCAACATGGATCCAAACCTGACATTGGCCCATATCACTCACAACACCTCTATGATCTTACTGCATCAGCAGATCGCGTATCCATCACCTCAATGGACCAGTATTGTACGGATGCCCAGCGCCCATAGCGCAGAGACATGTCAAATCGCTGCGGCAGAGACAGCAACAATTACACGCAAGTATCTGAAGTACACATCAGAAAACAGCCCTGTTAATAGCCAGTTCGCTTTCTGTGTGTTCGTCAGTGCTCGCGCATTGCTTG TGCACTGGAGATTTTACAAGACTGATCTAGCCCCTGAGTTCTGGGTTCTAGTCGAAAGTCTCGATGACTTCTCTAAAAGATGGGCAGGCCCTTTGTCCCGATCAAAGTCTAATTCCTCCTTGCCCGGGAAGTATAACGCTCAACTACGCGCGCTTCACAAGAAATGTGCGGAGGATCCGGATTATTCTCCAGATGTCGTTGGATACTCTACCGATGGTTTTGTTACGCAGACACCCCATTATCTCCGCGAAGGACAAAGCGACAATCAGCACAGCAACCAAGCTCGGGCTGGAGCAGCGTCCAGCGTGTTGCAGAACTCATTTGATGGCGGGTCCCAGAGATCTATCCTCAATCCTGGTCCTCCAGGCAGTCATCTTAGCTTCCTTCCCCAGGTATCTCCTACCAATCCCGGAGTAGAGCACAATTCACCAGATGAGCTATCAGCGATCTCGACGGTTCTTATGGATCAGGATTTCATGCAGTTGGATCGAGTCATCAGCTTTGATGACATGATGTTTACGGCTCAGACGATTGAGGATCAAGGGGGGCCTTTCTCCATGAACAACTGGACATTGGGATGA
- a CDS encoding related to glucuronyl hydrolase: protein MTISNGINGHANGHTNGHTNGNETTTKNGVLFAKPYKASISSIVSELFEDNITAKILHAAESGLVNNNPPLAYPEYVPQTGSDAGKYILREKLFWTCGFFPGSIYSLIERLIKYPQASAGDTNKQQLLKQLLDVGRAWSDPLHEYAQRTDTHDMSFMIQPSMRVRWETLHDSTALESIITAARSLYSRYNANVGALRSWDVLSQNGVDISSMTEDFLVIIDSMCNLDLLYYAAAQTGQTEMAEAATAHAKALIKALLRKETDESVGRTMYSTFHVVNFDPRDGSVKEKRTGQGYAANSTWARGQAWGILGYSQTYNWTKDPEFLDAAIGLAEYFIFRLLKSPDCVEVPVPGESRTKGRYVPLWDFDAPIDTSAPLRDSSAGIIAANGMLVLSQALAGSGSPDLSERYRSMAIRIVKDTLDFSLSQEKSKVALRSDGKFEVQDLKPEAHFEAILKNATANHNAKDYKRYWDHGLVYADYYLIEFGNRLLKMGLV, encoded by the exons ATGACTATTTCCAACGGTATCAACGGCCACGCTAATGGCCACACAAATGGCCACACAAATGGCAATGAGACTACTACAAAGAATGGTGTCTTATTTGCCAAGCCTTACAAAGCGTCGATATCGTCCATCGTTTCGGAGCTTTTTGAGGACAATATCACAGCAAAGATCCTCCACGCCGCAGAATCGGGCCTTGTAAACAAC AACCCTCCATTGGCATACCCCGAGTATGTTCCCCAGACTGGGTCAGATGCTGGAAAATATATCCTCCGTGAGAAGCTCTTCTGGACCTGTGGCTTCTTCCCAGGTTCCATATACTCGTTGATCGAGCGTCTCATCAAATATCCCCAAGCTTCAGCTGGAGATACCAACAAGCAACAACTGCTGAAGCAACTGCTCGATGTTGGACGAGCGTGGTCTGACCCGCTCCATGAGTATGCCCAGAGAACAGATACCCACGACATGTCATTCATGATCCAGCCGTCTATGAGAGTTCGTTGGGAGACTCTACATGACTCGACAGCCCTTGAGTCTATCATCACTGCCGCGCGCTCACTGTACTCAAGATACAACGCCAATGTCGGCGCTCTCAGATCATGGGATGTCCTGTCGCAAAATGGTGTTGACATTTCCAGCATGACAGAGGACTTTTTGGTGATTATCGACTCGATGTGCAATCTCGACCTGCTGTATTACGCAGCTGCACAGACTGGCCAGACTGAAATGGCTgaagcagcaacagctcaCGCCAAGGCATTGATCAAGGCCTTGTTACGAAAGGAGACAGACGAATCTGTTGGAAGAACCATGTACAGCACCTTTCATGTTGTCAACTTCGATCCCAGAGACGGATccgtcaaggagaagagaactGGCCAAGGCTACGCAGCCAACTCGACTTGGGCCCGCGGGCAGGCTTGGGGTATCCTAGGGTACTCACAGACTTACAACTGGACTAAAGATCCTGAGTTTCTAGATGCAGCTATTGGCTTAGCTGAGTATTTCATCTTCAGACTACTCAAGTCCCCAGACTGTGTCGAAGTCCCTGTCCCTGGAGAGAGCCGCACTAAGGGTCGATACGTTCCTCTTTGGGACTTCGATGCCCCGATTGATACTTCCGCACCACTGAGAGACTCTTCAGCGGGCATTATTGCCGCAAACGGTATGCTTGTTCTCTCGCAAGCTCTAGCTGGAAGTGGATCACCCGACTTGAGTGAGAGATATCGATCAATGGCGATTCGAATCGTGAAGGATACGCTTGACTTCTCCCTTTCACAGGAGAAGTCGAAAGTGGCGTTGAGATCAGATGGAAAATTCGAGGTTCAGGACTTGAAGCCAGAAGCTCACTTTGAGGCTATTCTGAAGAACGCCACTGCGAATCACAATGCCAAAGACTACAAGAGATATTGGGATCATGGACTGGTTTATGCGGATTACTATTTGATTGAGTTTGGGAACAGGTTATTGAAGATGGGATTGGTATAG
- a CDS encoding related to ATP-binding multidrug cassette transport protein, producing MDSDSIDSRTVYEPTPMKEISHDDTEWSMKSEVVEYKERDKASGFPDRELGVTWTNLTVDVIAADAAIHENVLSQYNIPKLIKESLQKSPLKTILDNSHGCVKPGEMLLVLGRPGSGCTTLLNMIANKRRGYANIKGDVHYGSMTAEEAKTYRGQIVMNTEEEVFYPALTVGQTMDFASRLKVPFQLPNGVNSHEELRVQSRDFLLKSMGIEHTIDTKVGDAFIRGVSGGERKRVSIIETLATQGSVFCWDNSTRGLDASTALEYTKAIRAMTDVMGLASIVTLYQAGNGIYDLFDKVLVLDEGKEVYYGPLKEAKPFMESMGFICQHGANVADYLTGVTVPTERQIHPDHQNRFPRTADALRAEYEKSPIYERMKSEYDYPTSAIADERTKQFKLGVRQLKDKKLPDSSPMTVGFISQAKACVKRQYQIVLGDKPTFFIKQLSMIVQALIAGSLFYNASDDSSGLFIKSGAVFIALLCNSLVSMSEVTDSFTGRPVLLKHKSFAMYHPAAFCIAQIAADIPVILLQVSTFSVVEYFMVGLTASAGHFFTFWVLLISITICITALFRAVGAAFSTFDAASKVSGFLISATIMYSGYLISKPLMHDWFVWLFWINPLAYGFDALLSNEFHDKIIPCVGHSLVPSGAGFTNGDHQACSGVGGAKAGVNFVTGDDYLASLSYSHDHLWRNFGIIWAWWALFVAITIYFTTKWHASSEDGPSLVIPRENAHITAALRQSDEEGQTKGEKKIVGSSDGGVVSGDDSDTSGEAMGLVRNTSVFTWKNLSYTVKTPQGDRTLLDNVQGWVKPGMLGALMGSSGAGKTTLLDVLAQRKTEGTIRGSIMVDGRPLPVSFQRSAGYCEQLDVHEPYATVREALEFSALLRQSRDTPREEKLKYVDTIIDLLELHDLADTLIGQVGAGLSVEQRKRVTIGVELVSKPSILIFLDEPTSGLDGQSAYNTVRFLRKLAAHGQAILVTIHQPSAQLFSQFDTLLLLAKGGKTVYFGDIGEHGNTVTGYFGRYGAPCPEHVNPAEHMIDVVSGHLSQGKDWNQVWLSSPEHDAVEKELDSIISEAASKPPATTDDGYEFATSLWEQTKLVTHRMNIALYRNTDYINNKFALHLSSALFNGFSFWQIGSSVAELQLKLFTVFNFIFVAPGVMAQLQPLFIHRRDIFETREKKSKMYSWVAFVTGLIVSEVPYLIICAVIYYVAWYYTVGFPGDSTRAGGTFFVMLMYEFIYTGIGQFIAAYAPNEVFASLVNPLLLTVLVSFCGVLVPYSSIQDFWKYWLYYINPFNYLMGSMLVFDMWGADVKCKESEFARFSPPNGTTCGEYLKEWLTHVPSKLINPDATDECKVCTYSKADDYLKTLNLKSYSYAWRDAGITAAFVFSSYALVYILMKLRTKTSKKAE from the exons atGGACTCCGACAGTATCGACTCTCGAACGGTCTATGAACCGACACCAATGAAGGAAATCTCCCATGATGACACCGAATGGTCTATGAAGTCTGAAGTGGTGGAGTAcaaagagagagacaagGCATCTGGCTTCCCTGACAGAGAGCTTGGTGTCACCTGGACCAACCTCACTGTCGATGTCATTGCTGCTGATGCCGCTATCCACGAGAACGTCTTGTCCCAGTACAACAtccccaagctcatcaaagagTCTCTCCAAAAGTCACCTCTCAAGACCATCCTTGACAACAGCCATGGCTGCGTCAAGCCTGGTGAGATGCTCCTTGTTCTCGGCCGTCCTGGCTCAGGCTGCACAACACTTCTCAACATGATCGCCAACAAACGACGGGGATacgccaacatcaagggTGATGTCCACTATGGATCCATGACTgccgaggaggccaagacctATCGAGGCCAGATCGTCATGAACACCGAGGAGGAGGTCTTCTACCCAGCTTTGACCGTTGGTCAGACCATGGACTTCGCATCTCGGCTCAAGGTGCCTTTCCAACTGCCAAATGGTGTCAACTCGCACGAGGAGCTGAGAGTCCAGTCAAGGGACTTCTTGCTCAAGTCTATGGGTATTGAGCACACTATCGACACCAAGGTCGGTGACGCCTTCATTCGTGGAGTCTCTGGAGGAGAGCGAAAGCGAGTCTCTATCATCGAGACTCTGGCAACGCAGGGTTCCGTCTTCTGCTGGGACAACTCAACCCGTGGCCTCGATGCCAGCAC TGCTCTCGAATACACCAAAGCCATCCGCGCCATGACCGACGTGATGGGTCTCGCCTCCATCGTCACCCTCTACCAAGCAGGTAACGGTATCTATGATCTCTTCGACAAGGTCCTTGTACTCGACGAAGGCAAGGAAGTCTACTACGGTCCTCTCAAGGAAGCCAAGCCCTTCATGGAGAGCATGGGCTTCATCTGCCAGCACGGTGCCAACGTTGCAGACTACCTCACCGGTGTCACTGTCCCAACCGAGCGACAGATCCACCCCGATCACCAGAACCGCTTCCCACGCACCGCAGACGCTCTCCGAGCAGAGTACGAGAAGTCCCCCATCTACGAGCGCATGAAGTCTGAGTACGACTACCCTACTTCGGCGATCGCCGACGAAAGGACCAAGCAATTCAAGCTGGGTGTCCGTCAGCTGAAGGATAAGAAGCTCCCCGACAGCAGCCCCATGACGGTCGGGTTCATCTCACAGGCCAAAGCTTGTGTGAAGCGTCAGTACCAGATTGTCCTCGGAGACAAGCctaccttcttcatcaagcagCTTTCCATGATCGTACAGGCTTTGATCGCTGGCTCTCTATTCTACAATGCCTCTGATGACTCAAGCGGTCTCTTCATCAAATCAGGCGCTGTCTTCATCGCTCTTCTTTGTAACTCCCTGGTCTCAATGTCTGAGGTCACTGACTCTTTTACCGGACGCCCTGTTCTTCTCAAGCACAAATCATTTGCCATGTACCATCCTGCTGCCTTCTGTATCGCTCAGATTGCTGCTGATATACCTGTGATTCTGTTGCAGGTCAGCACCTTTTCAGTTGTGGAGTATTTCATGGTTGGCCTTACCGCCTCAGCCGGAcacttcttcaccttctgggttcttctcatctcaatcACAATC TGTATCACGGCCCTTTTCAGAGCTGTCGGCGCGGCTTTCAGCACCTTTGATGCCGCTTCCAAGGTTTCGGGTTTTCTCATCAGCGCCACAATCATGTACTCTGGCTATCTCATCAGCAAGCCTCTGATGCACGATTGGTTtgtctggctcttctggatCAACCCTTTGGCATACGGCTTCGACGCTCTTCTATCAAATGAGTTTCATGACAAGATCATTCCTTGTGTTGGGCACAGTCTCGTACCCAGTGGTGCTGGCTTCACCAATGGCGATCACCAGGCTTGTTCTGGCGTAGGTGGAGCCAAGGCTGGAGTGAACTTCGTTACTGGCGATGACTACCTGGCATCTCTCTCATACAGCCATGACCATCTTTGGAGAAACTTCGGTATAATTTGGGCCTGGTGGGCTCTCTTCGTTGCTATCACCATCTACTTCACCACCAAGTGGCACGCTTCCTCCGAGGATGGGCCCAGTCTGGTCATCCCTCGCGAGAACGCCCACATTACCGCTGCTCTTCGCCAgtctgatgaggagggaCAGACAAAGggtgagaagaagatcgtGGGTAGCagtgatggtggtgttgtATCCGGCGATGACTCCGACACCAGTGGCGAAGCAATGGGTCTGGTCCGTAACACCTCTGTGTTCACCTGGAAGAACCTCAGCTATACTGTCAAGACTCCTCAAGGTGATCGCACTCTTCTCGATAATGTTCAAGGTTGGGTCAAGCCAGGCATGTTGGGTGCTCTTATGGGCTCTTCGGGTGCTGGAAAGACTACTCTGCTTGATGTTCTGGCTCAACGCAAGACTGAGGGTACCATTCGGGGCTCTATCATGGTTGATGGCCGGCCCCTTCCGGTTTCTTTCCAGCGCTCTGCAGGCTACTGTGAGCAGCTTGATGTTCACGAACCCTATGCTACCGTCCGCGAGGCTCTAGAGTTCTCTGCCCTCCTCCGGCAAAGCCGTGACACTCCTCgtgaggagaagctcaaATATGTTGACACTATCATTGACCTTCTGGAACTTCATGATCTTGCGGATACCCTGATTGGCCAAGTCGGTGCCGGTCTGAGTGTCGAACAGCGGAAGCGTGTTACTATTGGCGTCGAACTGGTCTCGAAGCCTAGCATCCTGATCTTCCTTGACGAGCCTACTTCTGGTCTCGACGGACAATCTGCATACAACACCGTTCGTTTCTTGCGCAAGCTGGCTGCTCACGGTCAGGCCATCCTTGTCACCATTCACCAGCCCTCTGCCCAGCTCTTCTCTCAGTTTGAtacccttctccttctcgccaAGGGCGGTAAGACAGTGTACTTTGGCGACATTGGCGAGCATGGCAACACGGTTACCGGATACTTTGGTCGCTACGGAGCTCCCTGCCCAGAGCATGTCAACCCTGCCGAGCACATGATTGACGTTGTCTCTGGACATCTCTCCCAAGGCAAGGATTGGAACCAGGTCTGGCTGTCTTCCCCTGagcatgatgctgttgagaaagaGCTCGATAGCATCATCAGCGAAGCTGCTTCCAAGCCCCCGGCCACTACCGACGATGGTTACGAATTTGCTACCTCTCTGTGGGAGCAGACCAAGCTCGTCACCCATCGCATGAACATCGCCTTGTATCGCAACACAGActacatcaacaacaagTTCGCTCTCCACTTGTCCTCTGCCCTCTTCAACGGTTTCTCCTTTTGGCAAATCGGATCGTCTGTCGCTGAACTTCAGTTGAAGTTGTTTACAgtcttcaacttcatttTTGTCGCACCCGGTGTCATGGCTCAGCTTCAGCCGTTGTTCATCCATCGCCGAGACATCTTCGAGACCCgtgagaagaagtcaaagatgTACTCTTGGGTCGCTTTTGTGACTGGCCTGATTGTCTCAGAAGTCCCTTACCTGATCATCTGTGCTGTCATCTACTACGTCGCTTGGTATTACACCGTCGGTTTCCCGGGCGATTCTACCCGCGCTGGCGGTACCTTCTTCGTCATGCTTATGTATGAGTTCATCTACACTGGCATTGGTCAGTTCATTGCTGCCTACGCGCCAAACGAGGTGTTCGCATCACTGGTcaatcctcttctcctcactGTCCTGGTGTCTTTCTGCGGTGTTCTGGTACCATACTCCAGCATTCAGGACTTCTGGAAATATTGGCTCTACTACATCAACCCTTTCAACTACCTCATGGGTAGCATGCTGGTGTTTGACATGTGGGGGGCCGATGTCAAGTGCAAGGAAAGCGAGTTTGCTCGTTTCAGCCCTCCCAACGGTACTACATGTGGTGAATACCTCAAGGAGTGGCTTACACACGTGCCCAGCAAGCTGATCAACCCTGATGCGACCGATGAGTGTAAGGTGTGTACTTACAGCAAGGCTGATGACTACCTCAAgactctcaacctcaagtcGTACTCATACGCCTGGAGGGATGCGGGCATCACAGCTGCCTTTGTCTTCAGTTCGTATGCTCTTGTTTACATCCTCATGAAGCTTCGAACCAAGACTTCTAAGAAGGCGGAGTAG
- a CDS encoding related to transcriptional activator Mut3p: MAWIVHLTESRQTSEQSLAERLKRIEDALSHTLSNQKNSENTAAKPLTPSSLATDPHKSSDPGTGDSTNDTPQKLSFNRPSSSFLRATDSRSASVSQGSPFISQAPSPAGGFTSSVSYGQLHYGGCHFGHISQHNGLPLLSEEGRQWIISKTGHEVILNPGATDHSNPSQSPAPHVYHDQRDLYELPDRSITEKAFDAFIHSSFSLVFPIVERVLFKDTIELAYQPYTGDGPSLEHLSAKVGVLAFLSTIVLFHDTFAASPSIDTDLCATKARYLLTDVLEIASINNLQIVFMLNMHEIFSGRLRSGAMFHAIACRMVFTLGGHTNISCKSRGSQVTRSERERRQLRMLFWLCYIFDKDIALRTGQPPLMSDEYCDLTLPETYYDCYEYLPKLNESLPQVSFDEESLMPHLPGDPRLSQLKDKTSRLLYSAQAAKKSHAQLLCDIRELDEELEAWRQSLPPSFRPALSITNESQVALQGMHLPRSMRHITLHLDYHHLMIAIHRASGRCMEPDPGNPNDQPEWVPGVESSNALALEASRSTLVYLRAAMCGVAGEAFWVIVFYPTAAMITLFFNILLYPLHERAEQDLELLKAAADLINNLPVRRLTTSEVSHMKLINDFVVELVRLGRSAICKATMEKDQELDRQLMIIH; this comes from the exons ATGGCTTGGATTGTACATTTAACCGA ATCTCGTCAAACATCAGAGCAAAGTCTGGCAGAGCGCCTCAAGCGCATTGAGGATGCCCTTTCTCATACACTTTCTAATCAGAAGAACTCAGAAAACACTGCAGCAAAACCATTGACTCCAAGTTCACTAGCCACTGACCCCCACAAGAGTTCAGACCCTGGTACTGGAGACTCAACCAACGATACCCCTCAAAAGTTGTCATTCAAccggccatcttcttcctttttgaGAGCCACGGATTCGAGATCTGCAAGTGTATCCCAGGGATCTCCGTTTATATCTCAGGCCCCATCTCCTGCTGGCGGTTTCACCAGCTCTGTTTCCTATGGGCAACTCCATTACGGTGGCTGCCACTTTGGCCACATCAGTCAGCACAATGGACTACCTTTGCTTTCAGAAGAGGGAAGACAGTGGATAATTTCAAAGACTGGCCACGAAGTTATTCTCAATCCTGGCGCTACAGATCACTCCAACCCTTCCCAATCGCCTGCACCTCACGTTTACCATGACCAACGCGACCTATACGAACTTCCTGATAGAAGTATTACTGAGAAGGCTTTCGACGCCTTTATCCATTCCTCTTTCAGTTTGGTATTTCCCATCGTGGAACGAGTTCTGTTTAAGGATACCATTGAGCTAGCGTATCAGCCATACACGGGCGATGGTCCTTCTTTGGAGCATCTTAGTGCCAAGGTCGGCGTCTTAGCTTTTCTCTCAACGATAGTACTCTTCCATGATACATTTGCAGCTTCGCCAAGCATCGACACAGACTTGTGTGCCACAAAAGCACGTTATCTACTCACAGATGTCCTGGAAATAGCTAGTATCAACAACCTCCAAATAGTCTTCATGCTG AACATGCATGAGATATTTTCTGGACGCCTTCGATCCGGCGCCATGTTCCATGCCATTGCGTGCCGCATGGTTTTCACCCTTGGCGGCCATACAAACATATCGTGTAAGTCGCGAGGCTCGCAAGTCACACGCTCAGAGAGGGAACGGCGTCAACTGCGCATGCTATTCTGGCTATGCTATATCTTCGATAAAGATATCGCTCTACGGACAGGTCAACCGCCACTCATGTCCGACGAGTATTGTGATCTCACCCTTCCGGAGACCTATTACGACTGCTATGAATACCTACCCAAACTCAATGAAAGCCTCCCCCAAGTTTCCTTCGACGAAGAGAGTCTCATGCCTCATCTTCCGGGCGACCCTCGCCTGAGTCAACTCAAAGACAAAACCAGTCGTCTTCTATATTCGGCTCAGGCTGCTAAGAAGTCTCATGCACAACTACTTTGTGACATCAGAGAGCTTGACGAAGAGCTCGAAGCATGGAGACAATCTCTACCCCCTTCATTCCGTCCAGCGCTGTCAATCACCAATGAGTCTCAAGTCGCCCTTCAAGGGATGCATCTCCCTCGCAGTATGAGACACATCACTCTGCATTTGGactatcatcatctcatgATTGCAATCCATCGAGCAAGTGGCAGATGCATGGAGCCTGATCCCGGAAACCCTAACGACCAGCCCGAATGGGTTCCTGGAGTTGAATCGAGCAATGCTCTTGCGCTGGAAGCTAGTCGGTCGACACTTGTATACTTGCGGGCAGCAATGTGTGGAGTCGCTGGTGAAGCATTCTG GGTTATTGTCTTCTACCCCACAGCAGCCATGatcactctcttcttcaacatcttgcTGTATCCACTCCATGAACGGGCTGAGCaagaccttgagcttctcaaagcAGCCGCTGATCTAATCAACAATCTCCCAGTGCGCCGACTGACCACTTCCGAGGTCTCTCATATGAAGCTTATCAATGACTTTGTTGTTGAGCTAGTCCGCCTTGGAAGGAGTGCAATCTGCAAAGCAACCATGGAAAAGGATCAAGAGCTTGACAGACAGTTGATGATTATACACTAG